One window of Methanobacterium alcaliphilum genomic DNA carries:
- a CDS encoding NUDIX hydrolase, which translates to MTEIPFKLVVRAVIKNQDGKILILKRSRDSRSNPCCWELPGGKVEPEEDFDKALIREIKEETNLNIVLKKAAGIAQQDLPYSHSIHVIMNVKVISGDLKISHEHEEYQWAFLDEIKTLKLSEWFYELIKEKEI; encoded by the coding sequence ATGACAGAAATACCATTTAAACTTGTAGTTAGAGCCGTGATTAAAAATCAAGACGGTAAAATTTTAATTTTGAAACGTTCACGAGATTCTCGTAGTAATCCCTGCTGTTGGGAATTACCTGGCGGCAAAGTGGAACCAGAGGAAGATTTTGATAAAGCCCTGATTAGAGAAATTAAAGAAGAAACTAACCTGAATATTGTCCTTAAAAAAGCAGCAGGAATAGCACAGCAAGATCTACCTTACTCCCATTCAATACATGTCATTATGAATGTAAAAGTAATTTCAGGTGATTTAAAGATTTCACATGAACATGAAGAATACCAATGGGCTTTTTTAGATGAAATAAAAACTTTAAAACTTTCTGAATGGTTCTACGAACTTATAAAAGAAAAAGAAATATGA
- a CDS encoding acetylornithine transaminase produces the protein MNTQEIIDLDKKFVMQTYGRQPLALSHGKGAEVWDVEGNSYLDCFAGIAVNNVGHAHPKVALSICHQAQRLIHCSNVYYTQEQVELAQLLTKISPHDRVFFANSGAEANEGAIKLARKYTGKGEIIATENSFHGRTLATVTATGQDKYKEPFKPLPAGFKHVPYGDIQAISQTITEDTAAVILEPIQGEGGIIIPPQGYLRDVKNLCQHHDILLILDEVQTGFGRTGEMFASQLFEVEPDITTVAKAMGGGYPIGAILANERIASAFTPGDHGSTFGGNPLGCAAAKAAIEVILDDNLAYQSRVLGDYFKKKLESLKSKYGFIKEVRGRGLMIGLEMTISCDEIVSEALKEGLLINCTAGNVLRLAPPLVISQGELDKAVEILDRVLGKIS, from the coding sequence ATGAATACCCAGGAGATTATAGATTTAGACAAGAAATTCGTCATGCAAACTTACGGCCGTCAACCCTTGGCCCTTTCGCATGGTAAGGGAGCTGAAGTGTGGGATGTGGAAGGAAATTCGTACCTTGATTGTTTTGCAGGCATTGCAGTAAATAATGTGGGGCATGCCCATCCTAAAGTTGCGTTATCTATATGTCATCAGGCACAGAGGTTGATTCATTGTTCCAATGTGTATTATACTCAAGAGCAGGTCGAACTGGCCCAATTACTCACCAAAATTTCGCCACATGATCGAGTATTTTTTGCAAACAGTGGGGCAGAAGCCAATGAAGGAGCCATAAAATTAGCTCGTAAATACACAGGTAAAGGTGAAATCATAGCTACTGAAAATTCGTTTCATGGGCGTACATTAGCAACAGTAACCGCCACGGGTCAAGATAAATATAAAGAACCATTCAAACCATTACCTGCGGGATTCAAACATGTTCCTTATGGAGATATTCAGGCTATTTCTCAGACCATAACTGAAGATACTGCTGCTGTAATTTTAGAGCCAATTCAGGGCGAAGGAGGGATTATTATACCTCCTCAAGGATATCTTAGGGACGTTAAAAATCTGTGCCAGCATCATGATATTCTTTTAATACTAGATGAAGTACAAACTGGCTTTGGACGTACGGGTGAGATGTTTGCTTCTCAATTATTTGAGGTAGAACCCGATATAACTACTGTTGCCAAGGCTATGGGTGGAGGATATCCTATTGGTGCAATACTTGCTAATGAGAGAATAGCATCCGCTTTCACTCCAGGAGATCATGGCTCAACATTTGGGGGCAACCCACTAGGCTGTGCGGCAGCAAAAGCAGCTATAGAGGTTATTTTAGATGATAATTTAGCTTACCAATCTCGAGTATTAGGGGATTACTTTAAAAAGAAATTAGAATCACTAAAATCTAAATATGGATTTATAAAAGAAGTTAGGGGTAGAGGTTTGATGATTGGCCTGGAGATGACTATTTCTTGTGATGAGATAGTTAGTGAGGCTCTAAAAGAAGGACTTCTGATAAACTGTACTGCTGGCAATGTCTTGCGCCTGGCGCCTCCTCTGGTAATTTCTCAAGGAGAATTAGATAAAGCAGTGGAAATATTAGACCGAGTATTAGGAAAAATTTCCTGA
- a CDS encoding peptidylprolyl isomerase, producing the protein MKKAIIETAKGNIELVMFEEDAPNTVANFEELANKGFYDGLTFHRVIPDFVIQGGCPKGNGTGGPGYTIKCEINENKHVRGAMSMAHAGKDTGGSQFFITHSPQPHLDGVHTVFGKVTNGMSVVNAIEQGDVMTKVRVIEE; encoded by the coding sequence ATGAAAAAAGCAATTATTGAAACTGCAAAAGGAAATATAGAACTTGTAATGTTTGAAGAAGATGCTCCCAATACTGTAGCTAATTTCGAAGAATTGGCAAACAAAGGATTTTACGACGGGTTAACATTCCATCGCGTAATTCCTGATTTTGTTATTCAAGGTGGTTGTCCTAAAGGTAACGGTACCGGAGGTCCAGGTTACACAATAAAGTGTGAAATAAATGAAAACAAACATGTTAGAGGTGCGATGTCAATGGCTCACGCAGGTAAAGATACCGGGGGAAGCCAATTTTTCATTACCCATTCACCACAACCACACTTAGATGGTGTTCATACAGTATTTGGTAAAGTTACCAATGGAATGAGTGTGGTTAATGCCATTGAACAAGGCGATGTTATGACCAAAGTAAGGGTTATTGAAGAATAA
- a CDS encoding carotenoid 1,2-hydratase: MEKDEFDYLDDLTKDNIAFSLWMKEFQEDKIPAEIKKCLLSDKNSAEAFGERMRFRIQNLLDNPDSFTPSYKKRYEKLLNHCASLTSMQAYALNHLLGMDSSRGYQKIPQESNIEFPRDFTPQLGYQVGWHFFVGNCRDSQKQEYGILVSFYRYSLLPPDIAHSFNLSDLENQIFEMQFAVAKAGEDHWQSRPFAIAGTTGLLKFSEHPFHYEAGKNRIISEKEDSLFPLRVQAWGVNQNNNNSEVEMEVDLKLSSNKDFLLQGKNGCLPCCCDIGTLYYSATNLSLGEGSLLRLNGEEINLVDGKFWFDHQWGNALEPLGNSRCEVVRAASVLSKPSHSRGWDWFMAQFNDNTEMTMYAPHTDKNLDFYWLTGEESPGKMTVDVRGQLISAENTVTDIEGTLNIDKWIKSVKSSYPEHYFITNTWYPDRWEFNFDEMVPEKIRNFTMTPIVKTGQTGYNASGAQYSEGGVYIKNKNDELIGKGFAESVYYANAHPNIFHLAGMGNVHEMQELMETPEASSWLKIRGLLYMAWPPHQKKLKKVLEKCLEQGLPNDFIAEK, encoded by the coding sequence ATGGAAAAAGATGAATTTGATTATCTTGATGATCTAACAAAAGATAATATAGCATTTTCTCTTTGGATGAAAGAGTTTCAAGAAGATAAAATACCTGCAGAAATAAAAAAGTGTTTATTGAGTGACAAAAACAGTGCTGAAGCATTTGGAGAAAGAATGCGCTTCCGAATACAAAATTTACTGGACAATCCAGATTCATTCACTCCTAGCTACAAGAAAAGATATGAAAAACTCCTTAATCATTGTGCTTCTTTAACCTCTATGCAAGCTTATGCTTTGAACCATCTTTTGGGAATGGATAGCAGCAGAGGTTATCAAAAAATCCCTCAAGAATCAAATATAGAATTTCCCCGCGATTTTACACCCCAACTAGGATATCAAGTAGGCTGGCATTTCTTTGTAGGCAACTGTAGAGATAGTCAAAAGCAAGAATATGGAATTCTGGTTTCATTTTACAGATACTCATTATTACCTCCAGATATTGCCCATAGTTTTAATTTAAGTGATCTAGAAAATCAGATTTTTGAGATGCAATTTGCAGTGGCCAAAGCTGGTGAAGATCACTGGCAAAGCCGCCCATTTGCAATTGCAGGAACTACTGGGCTTTTAAAATTTTCAGAGCATCCTTTCCATTATGAAGCAGGAAAAAACAGAATTATATCAGAAAAAGAGGATAGTTTATTCCCCCTTAGAGTTCAGGCTTGGGGTGTAAATCAAAACAACAACAACTCTGAAGTGGAAATGGAAGTTGACCTTAAATTATCCTCAAACAAAGATTTCCTCCTTCAAGGCAAAAATGGATGCCTCCCTTGTTGTTGTGATATTGGTACGCTTTATTACTCTGCTACCAACCTTTCTTTGGGAGAAGGAAGTTTGCTAAGGTTGAATGGGGAAGAAATAAATCTTGTTGATGGAAAGTTCTGGTTCGATCATCAATGGGGCAATGCCCTGGAACCTTTAGGAAATTCGCGATGCGAAGTGGTTCGGGCTGCTAGTGTCTTAAGTAAACCATCACATTCTAGGGGTTGGGATTGGTTCATGGCCCAATTTAATGATAATACCGAAATGACCATGTATGCCCCACATACCGATAAAAACCTGGACTTTTACTGGCTAACTGGAGAAGAATCACCAGGCAAAATGACTGTTGATGTAAGAGGACAGTTAATATCGGCTGAAAACACAGTGACTGATATTGAAGGAACATTAAATATAGATAAATGGATTAAAAGTGTTAAATCATCTTATCCTGAACATTATTTTATAACCAATACTTGGTATCCAGATAGATGGGAATTTAATTTTGATGAAATGGTGCCCGAGAAAATACGCAACTTCACAATGACCCCCATTGTTAAAACAGGGCAAACCGGCTACAATGCTAGCGGAGCCCAATATTCTGAGGGCGGAGTGTACATAAAAAACAAAAATGATGAATTGATTGGTAAAGGGTTTGCAGAATCAGTTTATTATGCCAATGCGCATCCCAATATTTTCCACCTGGCGGGAATGGGAAACGTTCACGAAATGCAAGAACTAATGGAAACTCCAGAAGCTTCCTCTTGGTTAAAAATTAGGGGATTATTATACATGGCCTGGCCCCCACATCAAAAGAAACTGAAAAAAGTGCTGGAAAAATGTTTAGAACAAGGCCTACCCAATGATTTTATAGCAGAAAAATGA
- a CDS encoding GAF domain-containing protein: protein MDKTYGIANSVVNDVNQVKKQISDMLPIYSFKEISDVVFEETKRLTNSKYCYVAYVDPENKDSVGISFSHLTSTCQYYAGLGEARFKIRKDGTYGGLLGYSLDTGESFFTHDPKNHPAAHGIPPDHEVVNQFLSVAVKKGKNILGQIVLANSSQDYGREHLYIAEEIAEVYAEVILSKL from the coding sequence TTGGATAAAACATATGGAATTGCAAATTCTGTTGTAAACGATGTTAATCAAGTTAAAAAACAAATTTCAGATATGTTGCCAATTTATTCTTTTAAAGAAATTTCTGATGTGGTGTTTGAAGAAACAAAACGCCTTACAAACAGCAAATATTGCTATGTTGCATATGTGGACCCTGAAAACAAGGATAGTGTGGGTATTTCCTTCTCACATCTTACGTCTACTTGCCAATATTATGCGGGTTTAGGTGAAGCCAGATTTAAAATTAGAAAAGATGGAACTTATGGAGGCCTTTTGGGCTACTCTCTGGATACTGGCGAATCTTTCTTTACACACGATCCTAAAAATCATCCTGCAGCTCATGGCATACCTCCAGATCATGAAGTAGTGAATCAATTTCTTTCAGTGGCTGTTAAAAAAGGAAAAAATATATTGGGTCAGATCGTGCTGGCAAATTCTTCTCAGGATTATGGCAGAGAACATTTGTATATTGCTGAAGAAATTGCAGAGGTATATGCCGAAGTTATTTTAAGTAAACTATAA